In the Deinococcus budaensis genome, one interval contains:
- a CDS encoding PspA/IM30 family protein translates to MSILDRLSRLLRANVNDLISKAEDPAKIIDQALRDMRAAYTEARTEVADAMSQSAKLTREAGTNRKLAEEYEKKAEEALRGGSEELAREALRRAQNHKDLAKGFEEQVGVQGSTVDQLKTQLRALEAKIDELESRKSLLAARQKTAEASATLGRVSGFDQAGSAIDAFEEMERKVAGMEDRNQAMTELSRENDLDAQLRDLGRDRDLDEAFAALKNRVQGDGSKPG, encoded by the coding sequence ATGAGCATTCTCGACCGTCTTTCCCGACTGCTGCGCGCCAACGTCAACGACCTGATCAGCAAGGCCGAAGACCCCGCCAAGATCATCGACCAGGCCCTGCGCGACATGCGTGCCGCTTACACCGAGGCCCGCACCGAGGTGGCCGACGCAATGAGCCAGAGCGCCAAGCTCACCCGCGAGGCGGGCACCAACCGCAAGCTCGCCGAGGAGTACGAGAAAAAGGCCGAGGAGGCCCTGCGCGGCGGCAGCGAGGAGCTGGCCCGCGAGGCCTTGAGGCGCGCCCAGAACCACAAGGACCTCGCCAAGGGCTTTGAGGAGCAAGTCGGCGTGCAGGGCAGCACGGTCGACCAGCTCAAGACCCAGCTGCGCGCCCTGGAAGCCAAGATCGACGAACTCGAATCGCGCAAGTCCCTGCTCGCCGCCCGGCAAAAGACCGCCGAGGCGAGCGCCACCCTGGGCCGCGTCAGCGGGTTCGATCAGGCGGGCAGCGCGATAGACGCCTTCGAGGAGATGGAGCGCAAGGTCGCTGGCATGGAAGACCGCAACCAGGCCATGACCGAGCTGAGCCGCGAAAACGACCTCGACGCCCAGCTGCGCGACCTGGGCCGCGACCGCGACCTCGACGAGGCCTTTGCCGCGCTCAAAAACCGGGTGCAGGGCGACGGCTCCAAGCCGGGCTGA
- the dxs gene encoding 1-deoxy-D-xylulose-5-phosphate synthase encodes MSEPTSLTPPTPLLDRVNSPEDLKKLPREQLPQLAAELRDEIVRVCSVGGLHLASSLGATDLIVALHYVLHSPRDRILFDVGHQAYAHKILTGRRAQMPTVKKEGGLSGFTKVSESEHDAITVGHASTSLANALGMALARDALGQDHQVAAVIGDGSLTGGMALAALNTIGDRGSRMLIVLNDNEMSISENVGAINKFMRGLQVQKWFQEGEGAGKKAVQAVSKPLADLMSRAKSSTRHFFDPASVNPFAAMGVRYVGPVDGHNVQELVWLMERLIDLDGPTILHVVTKKGKGLSYAEADPIYWHGPGKFDPATGDFKASDAYSWSAAFGDAVTELAKADPRTFVITPAMREGSGLVRYSQVHPHRYLDVGIAEDVAVTTAAGMALQGLRPVVAIYSTFLQRAYDQVLHDVAIENLNVTFAIDRGGIVGADGATHNGVFDLSYLRSIPNVGVGLPRDAAELRGMLKAAQEQPGPFAIRYPRGNTARVPEGTWPTLVWGSWERLREGGDVVILAGGKALEYALKAAEGLPVGVVNARFVKPLDEAMLREIAADARALVTVEDNTVVGGFGSAVLEALSRMGLNVPVRVLGIPDEFQDHATVESVHARAGIDAPAIRTVLAELGVDVPLEV; translated from the coding sequence ATGAGCGAGCCGACAAGCCTCACCCCGCCCACGCCGCTGCTGGACCGCGTGAACAGCCCGGAAGACCTCAAGAAACTGCCCCGCGAGCAACTGCCGCAGCTGGCCGCCGAGTTGCGCGACGAGATCGTGCGCGTCTGCTCGGTGGGCGGCCTGCACCTCGCGAGCAGCCTGGGCGCGACCGACCTGATCGTGGCGCTGCACTACGTCCTGCACAGCCCGCGTGACCGCATCCTCTTTGACGTGGGCCACCAGGCCTACGCCCATAAGATCCTGACCGGGCGCCGCGCCCAGATGCCGACCGTGAAAAAGGAGGGCGGCCTGTCCGGCTTTACCAAGGTCAGCGAGTCCGAACACGACGCGATCACGGTGGGACACGCCAGCACCAGCCTCGCCAACGCGCTGGGCATGGCGCTGGCCAGAGACGCGCTGGGGCAGGACCATCAGGTCGCCGCCGTGATCGGGGACGGCTCGCTGACGGGCGGCATGGCCCTGGCGGCCCTGAACACCATCGGGGACCGGGGCAGCCGGATGCTGATCGTCCTGAACGACAACGAGATGAGCATCTCGGAAAACGTCGGGGCCATCAACAAGTTCATGCGCGGCCTCCAGGTCCAGAAGTGGTTTCAGGAGGGCGAGGGCGCCGGGAAAAAGGCGGTGCAGGCCGTCAGCAAGCCGCTGGCCGACCTGATGAGCCGGGCCAAGAGCAGCACCCGGCACTTTTTCGACCCCGCCAGCGTGAACCCCTTTGCGGCGATGGGGGTGCGCTACGTCGGCCCGGTGGACGGCCACAACGTGCAGGAACTGGTGTGGCTGATGGAGCGTCTGATCGACCTCGACGGCCCGACCATCCTGCACGTGGTCACCAAGAAGGGCAAGGGCCTGAGCTACGCCGAGGCCGACCCCATCTACTGGCACGGGCCGGGCAAGTTCGACCCGGCGACCGGCGACTTCAAGGCCAGCGACGCCTACTCGTGGAGCGCGGCCTTCGGGGACGCGGTGACCGAACTGGCCAAGGCTGACCCGCGCACCTTCGTGATCACCCCCGCCATGCGCGAGGGCAGCGGGCTGGTGCGCTACAGCCAGGTCCACCCCCACCGCTACCTCGACGTGGGCATCGCCGAGGACGTGGCGGTGACGACCGCCGCCGGGATGGCGCTGCAAGGGCTGAGGCCCGTCGTGGCGATCTACTCGACCTTCCTGCAACGCGCCTACGACCAGGTGCTGCACGACGTGGCGATCGAGAACCTGAACGTCACCTTCGCCATCGACCGGGGCGGCATCGTGGGCGCCGACGGGGCGACGCACAACGGGGTCTTCGATCTGAGCTACCTGCGCTCGATTCCGAATGTGGGCGTCGGCCTGCCGAGGGACGCCGCCGAACTGCGCGGAATGCTGAAGGCCGCTCAGGAGCAGCCCGGCCCCTTCGCCATCCGCTACCCGCGCGGCAACACTGCCCGCGTGCCCGAGGGCACCTGGCCGACACTGGTGTGGGGCAGCTGGGAGCGGCTGCGGGAGGGCGGCGACGTGGTGATCCTGGCGGGCGGCAAGGCGCTGGAGTACGCGCTGAAGGCTGCCGAGGGGCTGCCCGTCGGCGTGGTCAACGCCCGCTTCGTCAAGCCGCTCGACGAGGCGATGCTGCGCGAGATCGCCGCCGACGCCCGCGCCCTCGTCACGGTGGAGGACAACACGGTCGTGGGGGGCTTCGGCAGCGCGGTGCTGGAGGCGCTGAGCCGGATGGGCCTGAACGTGCCCGTGCGGGTGCTGGGCATTCCCGACGAGTTTCAGGACCACGCGACGGTCGAAAGCGTCCACGCCCGCGCCGGAATCGACGCCCCGGCGATCCGCACCGTGCTCGCCGAACTTGGGGTGGACGTGCCGCTGGAAGTGTAG